In one window of Chanodichthys erythropterus isolate Z2021 chromosome 23, ASM2448905v1, whole genome shotgun sequence DNA:
- the uba5 gene encoding ubiquitin-like modifier-activating enzyme 5 isoform X2 — protein sequence MNRLFFQPHQAGLSKVEAAEHTLRSINPDVSFETHNYNITTMDNFTHFMDRISHGGLEEGNPVDLVLSCVDNFEARMAINTACNELGQIWMESGVSENAVSGHIQLIIPGETACFACAPPLVVAANIDEKTLKRDGVCAASLPTTMGVVAGLLVQNVLKFLLGFGTVSYYLGYNAMQDFFPSMAMKANPQCDDTHCRRQQDEYKKKEAEHPKQEVVEEEEVVVHEDNEWGIELVSEVSEAELQDASGPVPDLPEGINVAYTIPKKDGESGETVEETDQSLEELMAQMKNM from the exons ATGAACCGCCTCTTCTTCCAGCCACATCAGGCAGGACTCAGTAAAGTTGAGGCTGCAGAACATACTCTTAG GAGCATTAATCCAGATGTTTCTTTTGAGACCCACAATTACAACATCACCACAATGGACAACTTCACGCATTTCATGGACCGCATTag TCATGGAGGACTCGAAGAGGGGAATCCTGTAGATTTGGTCCTCAGTTGTGTTGATAACTTTGAGGCTCGAATGGCCATTAACACA GCATGTAATGAGTTGGGTCAGATCTGGATGGAGTCAGGCGTCAGTGAGAATGCAGTTTCTGGACACATCCAGCTCATCATCCCTGGAGAAACAGCCTGTTTTGCT TGTGCGCCTCCCCTCGTCGTGGCTGCAAATATCGATGAGAAGACTTTGAAGAGGGATGGAGTGTGTGCCGCCAGCCTGCCCACCACAATGGGAGTGGTCGCCGGGCTCCTTGTGCAGAATGTCTTGAA GTTTTTGTTGGGGTTTGGGACAGTGAGTTATTACCTGGGCTATAATGCCATGCAGGATTTCTTCCCAAGCATGGCAATGAAGGCCAACCCACAGTGTGATGACACACACTGCAGACGACAACAGGACGAGTACAAG aaaaaagaagcagaaCATCCAAAGCAGGAAGTGGTTGAGGAAGAAGAAGTAGTTGTGCATGAAGACAATGAATGGG GCATTGAGCTGGTATCAGAGGTGTCAGAGGCGGAGCTACAGGATGCATCAGGACCGGTACCAGATCTACCAGAGGGCATTAATGTAGCCTACACCATACCTAAGAAA GATGGAGAATCAGGGGAGACAGTGGAAGAAACAGACCAGAGTTTAGAGGAACTGATGGCTCAGATGAAAAATATGTAA
- the uba5 gene encoding ubiquitin-like modifier-activating enzyme 5 isoform X1, whose amino-acid sequence MATVEELRLRIRELENELIKSKQKQSDAEHHLRPKIDKMSAEVVDSNPYSRLMALKRMGIVQDYEKIRSYAVAVVGVGGVGSVTAEMLTRCGIGKLLLFDYDKVELANMNRLFFQPHQAGLSKVEAAEHTLRSINPDVSFETHNYNITTMDNFTHFMDRISHGGLEEGNPVDLVLSCVDNFEARMAINTACNELGQIWMESGVSENAVSGHIQLIIPGETACFACAPPLVVAANIDEKTLKRDGVCAASLPTTMGVVAGLLVQNVLKFLLGFGTVSYYLGYNAMQDFFPSMAMKANPQCDDTHCRRQQDEYKKKEAEHPKQEVVEEEEVVVHEDNEWGIELVSEVSEAELQDASGPVPDLPEGINVAYTIPKKDGESGETVEETDQSLEELMAQMKNM is encoded by the exons ATGGCAACCGTTGAGGAACTGAGGCTGCGAATTCGTGAGTTAGAAAACGAACTAATTAAATCCAAACAGAAGCAAAGTGATGCTGAACATCATCTCAGACCAAAGATTGACAAAATGAGCGCTGAAGTCGTAGACTCAAACCCATACAG TCGTCTGATGGCACTCAAAAGGATGGGCATAGTGCAAGACTATGAG AAAATCCGCTCGTATGCTGTGGCAGTAGTGGGAGTTGGAGGGGTGGGGAGTGTCACTGCAGAAATGCTCACCAGATGTGGCATTGGTAAg TTGCTGCTGTTCGACTATGATAAGGTGGAGCTGGCCAACATGAACCGCCTCTTCTTCCAGCCACATCAGGCAGGACTCAGTAAAGTTGAGGCTGCAGAACATACTCTTAG GAGCATTAATCCAGATGTTTCTTTTGAGACCCACAATTACAACATCACCACAATGGACAACTTCACGCATTTCATGGACCGCATTag TCATGGAGGACTCGAAGAGGGGAATCCTGTAGATTTGGTCCTCAGTTGTGTTGATAACTTTGAGGCTCGAATGGCCATTAACACA GCATGTAATGAGTTGGGTCAGATCTGGATGGAGTCAGGCGTCAGTGAGAATGCAGTTTCTGGACACATCCAGCTCATCATCCCTGGAGAAACAGCCTGTTTTGCT TGTGCGCCTCCCCTCGTCGTGGCTGCAAATATCGATGAGAAGACTTTGAAGAGGGATGGAGTGTGTGCCGCCAGCCTGCCCACCACAATGGGAGTGGTCGCCGGGCTCCTTGTGCAGAATGTCTTGAA GTTTTTGTTGGGGTTTGGGACAGTGAGTTATTACCTGGGCTATAATGCCATGCAGGATTTCTTCCCAAGCATGGCAATGAAGGCCAACCCACAGTGTGATGACACACACTGCAGACGACAACAGGACGAGTACAAG aaaaaagaagcagaaCATCCAAAGCAGGAAGTGGTTGAGGAAGAAGAAGTAGTTGTGCATGAAGACAATGAATGGG GCATTGAGCTGGTATCAGAGGTGTCAGAGGCGGAGCTACAGGATGCATCAGGACCGGTACCAGATCTACCAGAGGGCATTAATGTAGCCTACACCATACCTAAGAAA GATGGAGAATCAGGGGAGACAGTGGAAGAAACAGACCAGAGTTTAGAGGAACTGATGGCTCAGATGAAAAATATGTAA